A single Melopsittacus undulatus isolate bMelUnd1 chromosome 11, bMelUnd1.mat.Z, whole genome shotgun sequence DNA region contains:
- the RHBDL3 gene encoding rhomboid-related protein 3 → MSNKRSNSFRQAILQGNRRLCSKALLEETGLSLSQRLIRHVAYETLPREIDRKWYYDSYTCCPPPWFMITITIVEVAFFLYNGVVLDRFVLQVSHPLYLKNALLYHPQLRAQAWRYLTYIFMHAGIEHLGLNVVLQLLVGVPLEMVHGAARISFVYVAGVVAGSLAVSVADMTAPVVGSSGGVYALVSAHLANIVMNWSGMKCQFKLLRMAVALICMSFEFGRAVWLRFHPSAYPPCPHPSFMAHLGGVMVGITLGVIILRNYEQRLQDQTLWWIFLSIYVIFVLFAIFWNIFAYSLLDLKLPPPP, encoded by the exons ATGAGCAACAAAAGGTCGAACAGCTTTCGGCAAGCCATCCTGCAGGGGAACCGGAGGCTGTGCAGCAAGGCACTGCTGGAGGAGACAGGGCTGAGCCTTTCTCAGAGGCTCATCCGGCACGTTGCATATGAAACCTTGCCCCGAGAGATAGACCGCAAGTGGTACTATGACAGCTACACCTGCTGCCCTCCACCCTGGTTCATGATAACCATCACTATTGTAGAG gttgccttttttctttacaacGGAGTGGTATTAGACAGATTTGTGCTACAAGTCAGCCATCCCTTATACCTGAAGAATGCATTACTTTACCATCCTCAACTCCGTGCTCAGGCTTGGAGGTACCTAACCTACATATTCATGCATGCAGG gatAGAACACCTTGGACTCAATGTTGTCCTCCAGCTCTTGGTTGGAGTGCCCCTGGAAATGGTGCATGGAGCTGCGCGGATCAGTTTTGTGTATGTTGCTGGAGTTGTGGCAG GGTCCCTGGCAGTGTCAGTAGCTGATATGACTGCACCTGTGGTGGGCTCCTCTGGAGGCGTGTATGCTCTTGTCTCAGCCCACTTGGCCAACATAGTCATG AACTGGTCAGGAATGAAGTGCCAGTTCAAACTGCTGCGCATGGCTGTTGCCTTGATCTGTA TGAGTTTTGAATTTGGAAGAGCCGTGTGGCTGCGATTCCACCCCTCTGCTTATCCCCCATGTCCACACCCCAGCTTCATGGCTCACCTGGGAGGGGTGATGGTTGGAATCACCCTTGGTGTCATCATCCTGAGGAACTATGAGCAGAGACTCCAAGATCAGACTTTATGGTGGATCTTCCTTTCTATTTATGtcatttttgtcttgtttgcCATCTTCTGGAACATTTTTGCCTACAGCCTGTTGGATCTAAAGCTACCTCCCCCTCCTTGA